In Massilistercora timonensis, the following are encoded in one genomic region:
- a CDS encoding HD domain-containing protein, producing the protein MNREQAHEILMKYMEGENYITHSYAVEAIMRGLAKRLAPDEVEYWGIVGLLHDLDEEQCDWAHDMSVHGPTSVEILKKEGIEDQVLFDAICAHNPKSGMKARTNLQYAILAADPMSGFVKAVAQIYPDKKIASVKHKSVMKRFNELRFAKGANRDYMEAIEFTGLSLDDLIDVALEEMGAIADTLGL; encoded by the coding sequence ATGAACAGAGAACAGGCACATGAGATTTTGATGAAATACATGGAGGGGGAGAACTACATTACCCACTCTTACGCGGTGGAAGCCATCATGCGGGGACTGGCCAAGCGGCTGGCGCCGGATGAGGTAGAGTACTGGGGGATCGTGGGACTGCTCCACGATCTGGACGAGGAGCAGTGCGACTGGGCCCACGACATGAGCGTTCACGGTCCTACTTCCGTTGAGATCCTGAAGAAAGAGGGCATTGAGGACCAGGTGCTCTTCGACGCCATCTGCGCCCACAATCCCAAGAGCGGGATGAAGGCCAGGACCAACCTGCAGTACGCCATCCTGGCGGCGGATCCCATGAGCGGCTTTGTGAAGGCGGTGGCCCAGATCTATCCGGACAAGAAGATCGCCAGCGTGAAGCACAAATCCGTGATGAAGCGGTTCAATGAGCTGCGGTTCGCCAAAGGGGCCAACCGGGATTATATGGAAGCCATTGAATTCACAGGCTTAAGCCTGGACGATCTGATCGATGTAGCCCTGGAGGAGATGGGAGCCATCGCGGACACCCTGGGATTGTAA
- the rpsL gene encoding 30S ribosomal protein S12 encodes MPTFNQLVKKGRQTAVKKSGAPALQKGYNSLRKRATDESAPQKRGVCTAVKTATPKKPNSALRKIARVRLSNGIEVTSYIPGEGHNLQEHSVVLIRGGRVKDLPGTRYHIVRGTLDTAGVAKRRQARSKYGAKRPKDAKK; translated from the coding sequence ATGCCAACATTTAACCAGTTAGTAAAGAAGGGACGTCAGACAGCAGTTAAGAAGTCTGGAGCTCCGGCACTTCAGAAAGGCTACAACTCTTTGAGAAAGAGAGCGACCGACGAGTCCGCTCCTCAGAAGAGAGGCGTATGTACCGCGGTTAAGACAGCAACTCCGAAGAAGCCTAACTCAGCGCTTCGTAAGATCGCCAGAGTTCGTCTTTCCAACGGAATCGAAGTGACAAGCTACATCCCGGGCGAAGGCCACAACCTTCAGGAGCACAGCGTTGTTCTGATCCGTGGAGGAAGAGTAAAGGACCTTCCGGGTACCAGATACCACATCGTTCGTGGAACTCTGGATACGGCAGGCGTTGCCAAGAGAAGACAGGCCCGTTCCAAATACGGCGCCAAGAGACCAAAAGACGCTAAGAAGTAA
- a CDS encoding sodium:solute symporter family protein has protein sequence MSNVGLIILGIYTLSLLGIAFYASRQDKKNIKDFATAGSSLGVFVLTLTFSATYHSSYAFLGASGFVYNNGVGWWVNGIWTVFPGVMFWVIGRRFWYLGKTRGYISMSQYISDVYQNKTIGLLVTIIALVFTVPYVAMQAIGSGYIFEVISGGKLSYAFGTIMFFAIMIILVWMGGMKGVAITDAAQGVFMWIGMVIGSYIIVTQNYGSISGAYEAIHQAMPELLTLPGPRGVVTPADWISRWVVVTIGMMMFPHVTLRFFSGKSLKVLKWSSVFSSIYLTSIYIFTPAVGMIGNLLMPDLASPDTVFPEMLLKYTPIVFAALVISGALAASMSTGDSQLHAVSTMVSTDVYKTYVNKEATEYQQYKVARLGTLIFGFLSVIVALMRPGLISDILALANGGVAALAPAMLGGVYWKKSTPAAAVSSICVGEAIMLFTTFVIPNPFGIMAGVWGLGAALILFVVVSLMTKPVKETGEIIDSINGFFAG, from the coding sequence GTGAGTAATGTAGGATTGATCATTCTTGGAATTTACACTTTGTCCCTGCTGGGGATCGCGTTTTACGCTTCCAGGCAGGATAAGAAAAACATCAAAGATTTTGCCACGGCCGGAAGCTCCCTTGGTGTTTTTGTGCTGACTTTGACGTTCAGCGCGACCTACCACAGCTCTTACGCCTTCCTGGGCGCCAGCGGCTTCGTATATAATAACGGCGTCGGCTGGTGGGTCAATGGGATCTGGACCGTATTCCCGGGCGTAATGTTCTGGGTCATCGGAAGGCGGTTTTGGTATCTGGGAAAAACCAGAGGCTACATTTCCATGTCGCAGTATATCAGCGATGTGTACCAGAATAAGACTATCGGCCTTTTGGTCACCATCATCGCCCTGGTGTTCACGGTGCCGTATGTGGCGATGCAGGCCATCGGCTCCGGATATATTTTTGAAGTGATCAGCGGCGGAAAGCTGAGCTATGCGTTTGGAACGATCATGTTCTTCGCGATCATGATCATCCTGGTCTGGATGGGCGGAATGAAAGGCGTGGCCATCACGGATGCGGCGCAGGGCGTTTTTATGTGGATCGGCATGGTGATCGGCTCCTATATCATCGTGACCCAGAATTACGGGAGCATTAGCGGCGCCTATGAGGCCATCCATCAGGCGATGCCGGAGCTTTTGACGCTGCCGGGGCCTCGGGGAGTGGTAACGCCGGCGGACTGGATTTCCAGATGGGTGGTAGTGACCATTGGAATGATGATGTTCCCCCATGTAACACTTCGGTTTTTCTCGGGAAAATCCTTGAAGGTCTTAAAGTGGTCCTCCGTGTTTTCCTCGATTTATCTGACTTCTATTTATATCTTCACGCCGGCGGTGGGGATGATCGGAAATTTGCTCATGCCGGATCTGGCGTCACCGGATACCGTTTTCCCGGAGATGCTTTTAAAGTACACGCCTATCGTGTTCGCGGCGCTGGTAATCTCCGGGGCGCTGGCCGCCTCCATGTCTACGGGAGATTCCCAGCTTCACGCGGTCAGCACCATGGTATCTACGGATGTTTATAAAACCTACGTGAATAAAGAAGCGACGGAATATCAGCAGTATAAAGTGGCAAGATTGGGTACGCTGATCTTTGGCTTTTTATCGGTGATCGTGGCTTTGATGCGGCCGGGACTGATCAGCGACATCCTGGCGCTGGCCAATGGAGGCGTGGCGGCGCTGGCGCCGGCCATGCTGGGAGGCGTATACTGGAAGAAGTCAACACCCGCGGCGGCGGTCAGCAGCATCTGTGTCGGTGAGGCGATCATGCTCTTTACTACCTTCGTGATCCCGAATCCATTTGGGATTATGGCGGGAGTCTGGGGACTGGGAGCGGCATTGATCCTGTTTGTGGTGGTGAGCCTTATGACAAAACCAGTCAAAGAGACAGGAGAGATCATTGATTCCATCAACGGATTTTTCGCGGGATAA
- the fusA gene encoding elongation factor G: protein MAGREYPLERTRNIGIMAHIDAGKTTLTERILYYTGVNYKIGDTHEGTATMDWMEQEQERGITITSAATTCHWTLEENGKPKPDALEHRINIIDTPGHVDFTVEVERSLRVLDGAVGVFCAKGGVEPQSENVWRQADTYNVPRMAFINKMDILGADFYNAVEQIRTRLGKNAICLQLPIGKEDDFKGIIDLMEMQSYIYNDEKGDDITIGEIPEDMKDDAELYRTELVEKICDLDDDLMMEYLEGNEPSIEDMKRVLRKATCECKAIPVCCGSAYRNKGVQKLLDAILEYMPAPTDIPPIEGVDMDGNEIVRHSSDEEPFSALVFKIMTDPFVGKLAYFRAYSGTVNSGSYVLNATKGKKERVGRILQMHANKRQELDKVYSGDIAAAIGFKFSTTGDTICDEQHPVILESMEFPEPVIELAIEPKTKASQGKLGESLAKLAEEDPTFRAHTDQETGQTIIAGMGELHLEIIVDRLLREFKVEANVGAPQVAYKEAFTKAVDVDSKYAKQSGGRGQYGHCKVKFEPMDVNGEETFKFESTVVGGAIPKEYIPAVGEGIEEAMQSGILGGFPVVGIHANVYDGSYHEVDSSEMAFHIAGSLAFKDAMKKAAPVLLEPIMKVEVTMPEEYMGDVIGDINSRRGRIEGMDDLGGGKIVRGYVPLSEMFGYSTDLRSRTQGRGNYSMFFEKYEPVPKSVQEKVLSGKNE from the coding sequence ATGGCTGGAAGAGAATATCCATTAGAGAGAACCAGAAATATTGGTATCATGGCTCATATCGATGCCGGCAAGACTACGCTGACAGAGCGTATTCTCTACTATACCGGCGTAAACTACAAGATCGGTGATACTCATGAAGGTACTGCGACAATGGACTGGATGGAGCAGGAGCAGGAGAGAGGTATCACGATCACTTCCGCTGCCACCACCTGTCACTGGACACTGGAAGAGAACGGCAAGCCGAAGCCGGATGCCCTGGAGCACAGGATCAATATCATTGATACTCCGGGACACGTGGACTTCACCGTAGAGGTTGAGCGTTCCCTGCGTGTACTGGACGGCGCGGTTGGCGTATTCTGCGCCAAGGGCGGTGTTGAGCCTCAGTCTGAAAATGTATGGCGTCAGGCAGACACATACAACGTTCCGAGAATGGCTTTCATCAACAAGATGGACATTCTTGGCGCCGATTTCTACAATGCCGTAGAGCAGATCCGTACCAGACTTGGAAAGAACGCGATCTGTCTGCAGCTGCCGATCGGCAAGGAAGATGATTTCAAGGGGATCATCGATCTGATGGAGATGCAGTCCTACATTTACAATGATGAGAAGGGCGACGACATCACCATCGGAGAGATTCCGGAGGATATGAAGGACGACGCAGAGCTTTACCGTACCGAGCTGGTAGAGAAGATCTGTGATCTGGACGACGATCTGATGATGGAATACCTGGAAGGAAATGAGCCTTCCATCGAAGACATGAAGCGTGTGCTGAGAAAGGCTACCTGTGAGTGTAAGGCAATCCCTGTATGCTGCGGTTCCGCATACAGGAACAAGGGTGTTCAGAAGCTTCTGGACGCGATCCTGGAGTATATGCCGGCGCCTACCGATATTCCGCCTATCGAAGGTGTGGATATGGATGGAAATGAGATCGTGAGACATTCTTCTGATGAAGAGCCGTTCTCCGCTCTCGTATTCAAGATCATGACCGACCCGTTCGTTGGTAAGCTGGCTTACTTCCGTGCTTACTCAGGAACAGTGAACTCCGGTTCCTACGTCCTGAACGCGACCAAGGGCAAGAAAGAGCGTGTGGGACGTATCCTGCAGATGCACGCCAATAAGAGACAAGAGCTTGACAAGGTATACTCCGGAGATATCGCGGCAGCGATCGGATTCAAGTTTTCCACCACAGGTGATACCATCTGTGACGAGCAGCATCCGGTAATCCTGGAGTCCATGGAGTTCCCGGAGCCGGTTATCGAGCTGGCCATCGAGCCCAAGACCAAGGCTTCCCAGGGCAAACTTGGAGAATCCCTTGCGAAACTGGCAGAAGAAGACCCAACCTTCCGCGCGCACACTGACCAGGAGACTGGACAGACCATCATCGCCGGAATGGGCGAGCTTCACCTGGAGATCATCGTAGACAGACTTCTGCGTGAGTTCAAGGTAGAAGCAAATGTAGGTGCTCCTCAGGTTGCATACAAGGAAGCGTTTACAAAGGCTGTGGATGTGGACAGCAAGTACGCAAAACAGTCTGGTGGACGTGGACAGTACGGACACTGTAAAGTAAAATTCGAGCCCATGGATGTCAACGGGGAAGAGACCTTCAAGTTTGAGTCCACCGTAGTTGGCGGAGCGATCCCGAAAGAGTACATCCCGGCAGTAGGCGAGGGTATCGAAGAGGCTATGCAGTCCGGTATCCTGGGAGGATTCCCGGTTGTGGGCATCCACGCCAACGTATATGACGGATCCTACCATGAGGTAGACTCCAGTGAGATGGCATTCCATATCGCCGGATCCCTGGCATTCAAGGACGCTATGAAGAAGGCGGCTCCGGTACTGCTTGAGCCTATCATGAAGGTTGAAGTTACCATGCCGGAAGAGTATATGGGCGACGTCATCGGCGACATCAACTCCCGTCGTGGACGGATCGAGGGAATGGATGACCTTGGCGGCGGCAAGATCGTACGCGGATATGTGCCGTTGTCCGAGATGTTTGGTTACTCCACCGACCTTCGTTCCAGAACTCAGGGACGTGGAAACTACTCCATGTTCTTTGAGAAATACGAGCCCGTACCGAAATCCGTACAGGAAAAGGTATTATCCGGCAAAAATGAGTAA
- a CDS encoding substrate-binding domain-containing protein produces MKKKWSLMALLLSLSLVLGACAPANGGTDKEDTTGAGAEQEETVDEGPAYQAKLDVIDPAAYGNAQGLALEKGSYISIIGKSDGGQYWDAVKEGALQAAEDINKELGYEGDDEIKVTYSGPAKSDDVDEQVSILDEELDRYPVALGISIADMQACEVQFDLAAESDIPVVAFDSGSDYQGLMATVSTDNAEAAAYAAGQMGELLEGKGQIAVFAPDSKSQSVLTRVNSFVKQLEKDYPEIQVVSTYYSDQMEEMQETVAGEIKAGTYQRGEEAEDPQEVTAEEITEEDIMDYLFAKYPDLKGCYGVSGESVELIMETLDRLEKEDVAVMGFDAEEEEVAAMEEGKIDGLVVQNPFGMGYAAVIAAARAACDLNNEAYVNTGYVWLTPDNLESEEIQNMLY; encoded by the coding sequence ATGAAGAAGAAATGGAGTCTGATGGCGCTGCTTTTGAGCCTGTCTCTGGTGCTGGGAGCCTGTGCTCCCGCGAACGGCGGGACAGATAAGGAAGATACGACGGGCGCCGGGGCAGAACAGGAAGAGACGGTGGACGAGGGCCCGGCGTACCAGGCGAAGCTGGATGTGATCGACCCGGCGGCCTACGGGAACGCCCAGGGACTTGCCCTGGAGAAGGGATCCTACATCTCCATTATCGGGAAGAGCGATGGCGGCCAGTACTGGGACGCAGTGAAGGAAGGCGCCCTGCAGGCGGCGGAGGATATCAACAAGGAACTGGGATATGAAGGGGATGATGAGATCAAAGTCACCTACAGCGGACCGGCCAAGAGTGATGACGTGGACGAGCAGGTAAGCATCCTGGATGAAGAACTGGACCGGTATCCGGTGGCGCTGGGGATCTCTATTGCTGATATGCAGGCCTGCGAGGTACAGTTCGACCTGGCGGCGGAAAGTGACATCCCGGTGGTGGCTTTCGACTCTGGCAGTGACTATCAGGGCCTGATGGCCACGGTTTCCACAGATAACGCTGAGGCAGCGGCCTATGCGGCGGGACAGATGGGAGAGCTTCTTGAGGGGAAAGGGCAGATCGCAGTCTTTGCCCCGGATTCCAAGTCCCAGTCGGTGCTGACAAGGGTGAACAGCTTCGTAAAACAGCTGGAGAAGGACTATCCGGAGATCCAGGTAGTTTCTACCTATTACAGTGATCAGATGGAAGAGATGCAGGAGACGGTGGCAGGAGAGATCAAGGCCGGTACATATCAGAGAGGGGAAGAGGCGGAAGATCCTCAGGAGGTGACGGCGGAAGAGATCACGGAAGAAGACATCATGGATTACCTTTTTGCCAAATATCCGGATCTGAAGGGCTGCTATGGAGTCAGCGGAGAGTCGGTGGAACTGATCATGGAGACCCTGGACCGGCTGGAGAAAGAGGATGTGGCAGTGATGGGCTTTGACGCGGAGGAAGAAGAAGTGGCTGCCATGGAGGAAGGCAAGATCGACGGCCTTGTGGTGCAGAATCCCTTCGGCATGGGATACGCGGCGGTGATCGCGGCGGCCCGGGCGGCCTGTGACCTGAATAATGAGGCTTATGTCAATACCGGGTATGTGTGGTTGACGCCGGACAACCTGGAGAGCGAAGAGATCCAGAACATGCTGTATTAA
- a CDS encoding creatininase family protein: MSQWLQEKCWKEAQELVKESKGVAILPVGSVEQHGYHMPLGTDSYVAITLAEEAAEKTKAAVVPPVWFGWSPHHMVLPGTITIRPEILMGLVYDIAASLKKHGFDKIIMINGHRIVNVIWMQMAAEKIQREVGAAVKIFDPAYMSKDIVGELGFGEVGHAEEVETSHMLYRYPDLVHLELAKDNPIKPAELYSVDPAFTHDTLCYVPSTYEHAEKNAKIAGGTTGEPTKSDAEKGRKYHEHLVERLVRVIRKMQED, encoded by the coding sequence ATGAGTCAATGGCTGCAGGAAAAATGTTGGAAAGAAGCGCAGGAATTGGTTAAAGAAAGCAAAGGGGTAGCGATCCTTCCGGTCGGAAGTGTGGAGCAGCACGGATATCACATGCCTCTTGGCACAGACAGCTACGTGGCGATCACGCTGGCGGAAGAGGCGGCCGAGAAGACAAAGGCCGCGGTGGTCCCGCCGGTATGGTTCGGATGGAGTCCTCATCACATGGTGCTTCCGGGAACAATCACCATCCGCCCGGAAATCCTGATGGGACTGGTCTATGATATCGCGGCTTCCCTGAAGAAGCATGGATTTGACAAGATTATAATGATCAACGGGCACCGTATTGTAAATGTGATTTGGATGCAGATGGCGGCCGAGAAGATTCAGCGGGAAGTAGGGGCTGCCGTCAAAATTTTTGATCCGGCCTATATGTCAAAAGATATTGTGGGAGAACTGGGATTTGGAGAGGTCGGACATGCGGAAGAAGTGGAGACGTCCCACATGCTGTATCGCTATCCGGATCTGGTCCACTTAGAACTGGCGAAGGACAATCCGATTAAACCGGCAGAGCTGTATTCCGTGGATCCGGCGTTTACTCATGATACCTTATGCTATGTTCCCAGCACCTATGAGCATGCGGAGAAAAACGCCAAGATTGCTGGAGGGACGACGGGAGAACCCACCAAGTCGGATGCGGAGAAGGGGAGAAAATATCATGAGCATCTGGTAGAGCGGCTGGTTCGTGTGATCCGGAAAATGCAGGAAGACTGA
- the rpsG gene encoding 30S ribosomal protein S7: MPRKGHTQKRDVLADPLYNNKVVTKLINNIMLDGKKGIAQKIVYGAFERVADKTGKPAIEVFEEAMNNIMPVLEVKARRIGGATYQVPIEVRADRRQALALRWLTNFSRARGEKTMEERLANEIMDAANNTGAAVKRKEDMHKMAEANKAFAHYRF; the protein is encoded by the coding sequence GTGCCACGTAAAGGACATACTCAGAAAAGAGACGTATTAGCGGATCCATTGTACAATAACAAAGTGGTTACCAAGCTTATCAACAACATCATGTTGGACGGTAAGAAGGGAATCGCTCAGAAGATTGTATACGGAGCGTTTGAAAGAGTCGCAGACAAGACCGGCAAGCCGGCGATCGAAGTATTTGAAGAGGCGATGAACAACATCATGCCCGTACTTGAGGTAAAGGCAAGACGAATCGGTGGAGCGACTTATCAGGTGCCGATCGAAGTTAGAGCTGACAGAAGACAGGCACTTGCACTTCGCTGGCTGACCAACTTCTCCCGCGCAAGAGGCGAGAAGACCATGGAGGAGAGACTGGCGAACGAGATCATGGATGCAGCCAACAACACTGGCGCAGCCGTGAAGAGAAAAGAAGATATGCACAAGATGGCTGAAGCAAATAAGGCATTTGCTCACTACAGATTCTAG
- a CDS encoding Crp/Fnr family transcriptional regulator has protein sequence MRSYRQKNLEAFSHLGVSKEFPSKTILEASGKPKAYVYLLLHGAVRQYFIAPDGTEKTLLLLSRGDLFGEITGLQQDCDQVFTQSLSPVSVCQIPIKDFIILLQKDSSVSYAVNQMLSYKFRILMAQLQDSSFCDAGERLKNLLLRLSSQQGIPTKYGIQIPYRYTHEELAGMISSTRSTVSRKMKLLQEEGFLTVRKRCLYIHPPAKIE, from the coding sequence ATGAGATCCTATCGTCAAAAAAATCTGGAAGCCTTTTCCCATCTTGGCGTTAGCAAAGAATTTCCCTCCAAAACCATTTTGGAAGCCAGCGGAAAGCCGAAAGCTTATGTTTATCTCCTTCTGCATGGAGCTGTCCGGCAATATTTCATCGCTCCCGACGGCACGGAAAAGACGCTTCTCCTCCTGTCACGCGGCGACCTTTTTGGCGAGATCACAGGCTTACAACAGGACTGTGATCAAGTATTTACCCAGTCCCTGTCCCCTGTATCTGTCTGTCAGATCCCGATCAAAGATTTTATTATTCTTCTTCAGAAGGACAGCTCTGTTTCCTATGCTGTCAATCAAATGCTGTCCTACAAATTCCGGATCCTCATGGCACAATTACAGGACTCTTCCTTTTGCGATGCTGGAGAACGACTGAAAAATCTTCTTTTGCGCCTGTCCTCCCAGCAGGGAATACCGACAAAATATGGCATCCAAATCCCCTACCGCTATACCCACGAAGAGCTGGCCGGAATGATTTCCTCCACCCGAAGCACTGTATCGAGGAAAATGAAACTCTTACAGGAAGAAGGCTTCCTAACTGTCCGCAAACGTTGCCTTTATATTCATCCGCCCGCAAAAATCGAGTAA
- a CDS encoding 4Fe-4S binding protein, translated as MAHVISDECVSCGTCEAECPVGAISQGADHYEIDADTCVDCGACASVCPTGAISEG; from the coding sequence ATGGCACATGTAATTAGCGATGAATGTGTAAGCTGTGGAACATGCGAGGCTGAATGTCCAGTAGGCGCTATCTCTCAGGGCGCAGATCACTACGAGATCGATGCGGATACCTGTGTAGACTGCGGCGCATGCGCTTCTGTATGTCCTACAGGAGCGATCTCTGAGGGTTAA
- a CDS encoding N-acetylmuramoyl-L-alanine amidase, giving the protein MKRKWLLLTLVVVLILELAAAAGIIYKTRLQGSGEEEGGAVAKAHSALVAAGLSGDAQEADREETEESEEPQLNGFLVAIDPGHQGPHVDMSAKEENGPGSGEMKAKATGGTTGAYTDLPEYQLNLDVALKVRDLLEERGYQVVMAREDNDTAISNKERAQLANEAGADVCVRIHANGSEDPSAQGALCLVMSRDNPYVGELYEESSRLAESVLAAYCDATGFANQGVVTNDTMTGLNWSEIPVMILEMGFMTNEHDDTKMADEAFQKQMAEGIVEGIDAYMRTGET; this is encoded by the coding sequence ATGAAGAGAAAATGGCTTCTCCTGACGCTGGTGGTAGTTCTTATTCTGGAACTTGCGGCAGCGGCAGGGATCATCTATAAAACCAGGTTACAGGGATCCGGCGAAGAAGAAGGAGGCGCAGTGGCAAAAGCGCATAGCGCCCTTGTGGCTGCAGGACTCTCCGGGGACGCGCAAGAGGCAGACAGGGAGGAAACAGAAGAGAGTGAGGAGCCGCAGTTAAATGGTTTTCTTGTGGCAATTGATCCGGGGCACCAGGGGCCTCATGTGGATATGAGCGCGAAAGAAGAGAACGGGCCGGGATCCGGGGAGATGAAGGCCAAAGCCACTGGCGGCACAACCGGAGCCTATACGGACCTTCCCGAATATCAGCTGAATCTGGACGTTGCCCTGAAGGTCCGGGATCTTCTGGAGGAGCGGGGGTATCAGGTGGTGATGGCGCGGGAGGACAATGATACCGCCATCAGTAACAAGGAGCGGGCCCAGCTTGCCAATGAAGCCGGGGCGGATGTGTGCGTGCGGATCCATGCCAACGGAAGTGAAGACCCGTCGGCCCAGGGGGCTCTTTGTCTTGTCATGTCCCGGGACAACCCTTATGTGGGAGAACTCTATGAGGAGAGCAGCCGCCTGGCGGAATCGGTGCTTGCCGCTTACTGTGACGCGACGGGATTCGCAAACCAGGGGGTGGTGACCAACGATACCATGACGGGGCTTAACTGGAGTGAGATCCCGGTGATGATCCTGGAGATGGGATTCATGACCAACGAACACGACGATACAAAGATGGCGGATGAAGCGTTCCAGAAGCAGATGGCAGAAGGAATCGTGGAAGGGATCGACGCATATATGAGGACGGGGGAAACTTAA
- the tuf gene encoding elongation factor Tu, with amino-acid sequence MAKAKFERTKPHCNIGTIGHVDHGKTTLTAAITKVLSKRVAGNAEVAFDNIDKAPEERERGITISTAHVEYETEARHYAHVDCPGHADYVKNMITGAAQMDGAILVVAATDGVMAQTREHILLSRQVGVPYIVVFMNKCDMVDDEELLELVEMEIRELLDEYEFPGDDTPIIKGSALKALEDPEGEWGDKIMELMDAVDSYIPDPERDVDKPFLMPVEDVFSITGRGTVATGRVERGTLHVSDEVEIVGIHEETKKTVVTGVEMFRKLLDEAQAGDNIGALLRGIQRTEIERGQVLCKPGSVTCHHKFTAQVYVLTKDEGGRHTPFFNNYRPQFYFRTTDVTGVCMLPEGTEMCMPGDHIEMTAELIHPVAMEEGLRFAIREGGRTVGSGVVKSIIE; translated from the coding sequence ATGGCAAAAGCTAAATTTGAAAGAACAAAACCGCATTGTAATATCGGTACCATTGGCCACGTTGACCATGGTAAAACAACTCTGACCGCTGCGATCACAAAGGTACTTTCCAAGAGAGTAGCTGGTAACGCAGAGGTTGCATTCGACAACATCGACAAGGCTCCGGAAGAGAGAGAGCGTGGAATCACTATCTCTACCGCACACGTTGAGTACGAGACCGAGGCTCGTCACTACGCTCACGTTGACTGCCCGGGACATGCTGACTACGTTAAGAACATGATCACTGGTGCCGCTCAGATGGACGGCGCGATCCTGGTTGTTGCAGCTACCGACGGTGTTATGGCTCAGACAAGAGAGCACATCCTTCTGTCCCGTCAGGTAGGCGTTCCTTACATCGTTGTATTCATGAACAAGTGCGACATGGTTGACGATGAGGAGCTGCTTGAGCTGGTTGAGATGGAGATCCGTGAGCTGCTTGACGAGTATGAGTTCCCGGGAGATGACACTCCGATCATCAAGGGTTCTGCTCTGAAGGCTCTGGAAGATCCGGAAGGCGAGTGGGGCGACAAGATCATGGAACTGATGGACGCTGTTGACAGCTACATTCCGGATCCGGAGCGTGACGTTGACAAGCCGTTCCTGATGCCTGTAGAGGACGTATTCTCCATCACAGGTCGTGGAACCGTTGCTACTGGTAGAGTAGAGCGTGGTACTCTTCACGTATCTGATGAAGTTGAGATCGTTGGTATCCACGAGGAGACCAAGAAGACTGTTGTAACAGGTGTTGAGATGTTCCGTAAGCTGCTTGACGAGGCTCAGGCTGGTGACAACATCGGTGCTCTGCTTCGTGGTATCCAGAGAACTGAGATCGAAAGAGGTCAGGTTCTGTGTAAGCCAGGTTCTGTAACCTGCCACCACAAGTTTACCGCTCAGGTATACGTTCTGACCAAAGATGAAGGTGGACGTCATACTCCGTTCTTCAACAACTATCGTCCGCAGTTCTACTTCAGAACAACTGACGTAACAGGTGTCTGCATGCTTCCGGAAGGAACTGAGATGTGTATGCCTGGCGACCATATCGAGATGACAGCTGAGCTGATCCATCCGGTAGCTATGGAAGAGGGACTTCGTTTCGCTATCCGTGAGGGTGGACGTACCGTAGGTTCTGGCGTTGTTAAGAGCATCATCGAGTAA